One region of Brassica napus cultivar Da-Ae chromosome A10, Da-Ae, whole genome shotgun sequence genomic DNA includes:
- the LOC106371574 gene encoding replication termination factor 2-like, translated as MHIRRQILVKSPYHQQSVALQLDPSQSVLTLSNLTSLLEPSHRRSSLSDFSVSLDGKPLNASTRIQVSNLPPVSMLALHPRLLGGGGDGGATGAESRDCYLKMYAEKKPDKVDPNEQRLSKWLNCALSNEPLAEPCVIDLLGNLFNKEALVNALLTKKLPKQFSYIKGLKDMVNIKLTHVAGGDGLSGDTTSAQFQCPVSGLEFNGKYKFFALRGCGHVMSAKALKEVKSSSCLVCHADVKDCDKIVINGTEEEVSLLREKMEEEKAKVREKKGGSKKSKNGVAVVADASVKVVKRQMDNVNVNGNGVAVKKFKAGDAVPVNATKEVYASLFTSSKKKSDFRETYSCRSLPLGRN; from the coding sequence ATGCACATCCGTCGCCAGATCCTCGTTAAATCCCCTTACCATCAACAATCCGTCGCTCTTCAATTGGATCCTTCGCAATCCGTATTGACTCTTTCAAATCTCACTTCCTTGCTCGAACCCTCGCATCGTAGATCATCGCTATCTGATTTCTCCGTCTCTCTCGATGGGAAGCCTCTGAACGCCTCCACACGGATCCAAGTATCCAACCTACCTCCCGTCTCCATGCTCGCTCTCCACCCTCGCCTCCTCGGAGGCGGAGGAGACGGCGGCGCGACGGGAGCAGAGTCGCGCGATTGCTACCTCAAGATGTACGCGGAGAAGAAGCCTGACAAGGTCGATCCCAACGAGCAGAGGCTATCCAAGTGGCTGAACTGCGCTTTATCGAACGAGCCGTTGGCTGAGCCTTGCGTGATTGATCTCCTCGGGAACTTGTTTAATAAAGAGGCTTTGGTGAACGCGTTGTTGACTAAGAAGTTGCCTAAGCAGTTTTCTTACATCAAGGGTTTGAAGGATATGGTGAATATTAAGTTAACGCATGTGGCTGGGGGTGATGGTTTGTCGGGAGATACGACCAGTGCTCAGTTTCAGTGTCCGGTCTCGGGGCTTGAGTTTAATGGGAAGTACAAGTTTTTCGCTTTGAGGGGGTGTGGGCATGTGATGAGCGCCAAGGCGTTGAAGGAAGTGAAGTCTTCGTCGTGTTTGGTGTGTCATGCTGATGTTAAGGATTGTGATAAGATTGTGATAAATGGTACGGAGGAGGAGGTGAGCTTGTTGAGGGAGAAGATGGAGGAGGAGAAGGCGAAGGTGAGAGAGAAGAAAGGGGGGTCAAAGAAGAGCAAGAACGGTGTTGCTGTGGTGGCTGATGCGAGTGTGAAGGTGGTGAAGAGACAGATGGATAATGTGAATGTGAATGGTAATGGTGTTGCTGTGAAGAAGTTCAAGGCAGGGGATGCAGTGCCGGTTAATGCTACCAAGGAAGTCTATgcttctctctttacttcttctAAGAAGAAGTCTGATTTCAGGGAGACTTACTCTTGCAGGTCACTTCCTCTGGGAAGGAACTGA
- the LOC106371576 gene encoding glycerophosphodiester phosphodiesterase GDPDL7 — MLRFLILFSLFIHSCVAAPKAPAAAAALPTKKWLTLNGQEPGVVARGGISGLFPESCALANDLAISSSSPGLTILCNLQMTNDGAGICLPDIRLDNATTISTLFPKGQKTYKVNGQDLKGWFALDYSADTIFSNVSLVQNIYSRPSIFDGQLPISAVEDVLGIKPPKFWLSVQNDAFYMEHKLSPAEYLRSLGFRGITFISSPEIGFLKSIGRDAVMSKTKLIFEFKDPEAMEPTTNKKYSEILQNLAAIKAFASGVLVPKGYIWPIDTAKYLKPATTLVADAHKAGLEVYASGFANDMPASFNYSYDPSAEYLQFVDNGQFSVDGVVTDFPPTASQAISCFSHQKGNLPKAGHALVITHNGASGDYPGCTDLAYQKAVEDGADVIDCSVQMSKDGIAFCHDSADLTVSSTAMATFMSRATSVPEIQPTNGVFSFDLTWAEIQSLKPQIQSPFIAKVGISRNPANKNAGKFVTLDDFLKFSKEKAVTGVLVNIQNAAYLASKKGLGIVDAVKSALTKSTLDKQTTQRVLIQSDDSSVLAGFEAVPPYTRVLSIDKEIGDAPKASVDEIKKHADAVNILRSSLVSISGSFAAGKTNVVEEMHKGNISVYVSVLRNEYISIAFDYFSDPTVEFATFIAGNGVDGVITEFPATASRYLRSPCSDLNKEQPYAILPAEAGALISVANKEAQPPASAPNPPLDAKDVIDPPLPPVANMAANNATGATPNAPGHSGSIATTANLCLSLLAILAMGLLFATD; from the exons ATGCTGAGGTTTCTAATTCTTTTCTCCCTTTTCATACACTCTTGTGTTGCGGCTCCCAAGGCTCCTGCTGCTGCCGCCGCTCTTCCTACCAAAAAATGGCTCACCCTTAACG GTCAAGAACCTGGGGTTGTGGCCAGAGGCGGCATCTCGGGTCTTTTCCCGGAGTCATGCGCCCTTGCAAATGACTTGGCTATTAGCAGCAGCTCGCCTGGCCTCACAATCTTGTGCAACCTTCAGATGACAAACGACGGTGCTGGCATTTGCTTGCCTGATATCAGGCTTGACAATGCAACCACCATCTCCACCCTCTTCCCCAAAGGCCAGAAGACCTACAAGGTCAATGGTCAGGACCTTAAAGGCTGGTTTGCCCTTGACTACTCTGCTGACACCATCTTCTCCAATGTCTCTT TGGTCCAGAACATCTACTCTCGGCCCAGCATTTTCGACGGCCAGTTGCCTATTTCCGCCGTGGAAGACGTCCTAGGAATCAAGCCTCCCAAGTTCTGGTTGAGCGTTCAG AACGATGCATTCTACATGGAACACAAGCTGAGCCCAGCCGAGTACCTGAGAAGCCTAGGATTCCGTGGCATTACTTTCATCTCATCTCCGGAGATCGGTTTCTTGAAGAGCATCGGGAGAGATGCAGTCATGTCCAAGACAAAACTCATATTCGAGTTCAAAGACCCTGAAGCAATGGAACCCACCACCAACAAAAAGTACAGCGAGATTCTGCAGAACCTTGCAGCCATCAAGGCATTTGCTTCAGGCGTTCTTGTCCCCAAAGGCTACATTTGGCCCATTGACACCGCTAAGTACCTTAAGCCGGCCACCACCCTTGTGGCTGATGCCCACAAGGCCGGTTTAGAGGTCTATGCCTCTGGTTTTGCTAATGATATGCCCGCCAGCTTTAACTACAGCTATGATCCCTCTGCTGAGTATCTCCAGTTTGTGGACAATGGCCAGTTCTCTGTTGATGGCGTCGTCACCGATTTCCCGCCAACAGCATCACAAGCCATCT CTTGCTTTTCACACCAAAAGGGAAATCTCCCCAAAGCAGGACACGCGTTGGTCATAACTCACAATGGAGCAAGTGGAGACTATCCAGGCTGCACTGACCTGGCTTATCAAAAAGCGGTGGAAGATGGAGCAGATGTGATCGACTGTTCTGTTCAGATGTCCAAAGATGGAATAGCTTTCTGCCATGATTCTGCAGACCTCACGGTAAGCTCCACCGCCATGGCCACGTTCATGTCCCGAGCCACCAGCGTTCCTGAAATCCAGCCTACCAACGGCGTTTTCTCTTTTGATCTCACTTGGGCTGAGATCCAGTCTCTGAAGC CTCAAATCCAGAGCCCTTTCATAGCTAAGGTGGGAATCTCGAGAAACCCAGCAAACAAGAATGCCGGGAAGTTCGTAACTCTTGATGACTTCCTTAAGTTCAGCAAAGAAAAGGCAGTCACTGGAGTTCTTGTCAACATCCAG AATGCTGCTTATTTAGCCTCAAAGAAAGGCTTAGGAATCGTAGACGCAGTCAAGTCCGCTCTGACCAAATCCACACTCGACAAGCAAACAACCCAAAGGGTATTGATTCAGTCAGATGACAGTTCAGTTCTGGCCGGTTTTGAGGCTGTCCCTCCCTACACTAGAGTCTTGAGCATCGACAAGGAAATAGGAGATGCTCCCAAGGCATCCGTTGACGAAATCAAGAAGCATGCAGATGCTGTCAATATCTTGAGAAGTTCTCTCGTCAGCATCTCCGGAAGCTTTGCCGCAGGGAAGACCAACGTAGTGGAGGAAATGCACAAGGGGAATATCTCTGTTTATGTCTCGGTGCTAAGGAACGAGTATATCTCCATAGCGTTTGACTACTTCTCTGATCCTACGGTAGAGTTTGCCACATTCATTGCAGGGAATGGCGTTGATGGAGTCATCACAGAGTTCCCTGCCACCGCCAGCAGATACTTAA GGAGTCCATGCTCAGATTTAAACAAAGAGCAGCCCTATGCCATCTTACCTGCAGAGGCTGGCGCTCTAATCTCCGTGGCAAACAAGGAAGCACAGCCACCAGCTAGTGCCCCAAACCCACCTCTTGACGCCAAAGACGTGATTGATCCTCCTCTGCCTCCTGTTGCAAACATGGCCGCCAACAATGCAACTGGAGCTACGCCAAATGCCCCTGGTCATTCTGGCTCTATTGCCACCACTGCTAATCTGTGCCTTTCCTTGCTGGCAATACTGGCTATGGGACTCCTCTTTGCCactgattaa
- the LOC106371575 gene encoding FIP1[V]-like protein, which translates to MDEDDEFGDLYSDVFQPPAVLPPPPPPLRSIDLNLRSQDQDEPEEPNPPPVSRVSDTTAAPKLPPPALPHAANLDSGGGGDDKDMTFDIEEPDADSTPAIPGLALDRGVTTTIDEAGDGGGGGYGGQGGDDWDSDSEDDLQIVLNDNNVMMGGDNRRSRMGDNEADDDDDDEEPLVIVTDTDQNQPMEDQLWGEDGLQGVEGEGKEGGGEALKGSGPGGAVGPPKAGYSSHGYHPFHSQFKYVRPGAAPMPGGAASAPGTSSGQVRPPANLGPMAGRGRGDWRPMGMRNPSVAQKGYHQAWGSNTAGRGLDFTLPSHKTIFEVDIETFEDKPWRYQGVDITDYFNFGLNEETWIDYCKQLDQRRIETTMQSRIRVYESGRTDQGYDPDLPPELAAATGAQGVPVDSSNLVKVETAQVDSAKVPAHVRPALPPGRPIPVETGSGERQPSVDTRAPRMRDLDAIIEIVCQDSHEDAPSGENDTEPAVSSLPIENVPVETGYVNSRRPDGESAERSPTQDEPRKRLLRKQDDEISRSTGSGQSFRSSSPVGDRGTMSSSVDREDMEGVAGKDAEMEEERKTSSAVQEDDGGESKTERSSGNSKARSESHRDHQQLKDSAEQEVIQNKHSTRPASSKKHHDNSAPYQSRKNQDRGKEMERTRAASKGGREYSNPHTDVDYTIARGDDYDRRKGRDVDGGFWRRKEDDPFSRRGGDEGFRKRDREEDLGSKQRGKMRESDIRNKDDHVPSRKHLDDGGLRNSYELDDHIGKRRKDEEYLRRNRSEKNEISHGQRESTSRLKRERGDRLDHQKRDVQHKSRDDFDDHSSLRHRDDFYMQRDGNERLREREDMDKLKLTQEDGLSARGRERQVPTTRGHRGSEDRSSMMKDDYKASEKEHLTKDSTRHSKQTKRREYHGEESSHHRGHGDFSARTDETVNNEKMPRQEKTSAKSDNVINSMDGQQLQDRKHKDSRRKIKEQREGADSARSKQGEENGSSEVTGSKGKNEARNHRSEIPQQTNATKRHKEDASSGDELQDSKRGRTKMERWASHKERDDVVTVKASSTSSKLQDKEKGTNGRVLEPVHDKNRDVTEEKSSHDLAETKDRSEKGPPGDRHLDTVEKLKKRSERFKLPMPTEKDTTGVKKMESETLPSAKIEGPVDSEVKAERPARKRRWTSS; encoded by the exons ATGGACGAAGACGACGAGTTCGGAGATCTCTACTCCGACGTGTTCCAACCCCCCGCCGTCCTTCCTCCCCCGCCTCCTCCTCTCCGTTCAATCGACCTCAACCTCCGATCCCAAGATCAAGATGAGCCAGAAGAGCCTAATCCACCTCCCGTCTCTAGGGTTTCCGACACCACCGCCGCTCCCAAATTACCACCGCCCGCTCTCCCTCACGCCGCGAATCTCGATTCTGGCGGCGGAGGCGACGATAAGGACATGACCTTCGACATCGAAGAGCCCGACGCGGACTCCACCCCTGCGATTCCCGGTTTGGCCCTAGATCGAGGCGTCACGACGACAATCGATGAGGCTGGcgatggaggaggaggaggatacGGAGGACAAGGAGGAGATGATTGGGATAGCGACAGTGAAGACGATCTACAGATAGTGTTGAACGACAACAACGTCATGATGGGAGGCGACAACAGAAGATCGAGGATGGGAGACAACGAAGCTGACGATGACGACGATGATGAAGAGCCGCTTGTTATAGTGACCGACACGGATCAGAACCAACCTATGGAGGATCAGCTCTGGGGAGAAGATGGTTTGCAAGGAGTCGAAGGAGAGGGCAAAGAGGGAGGAGGAGAAGCTCTCAAGGGGAGTGGGCCTGGAGGTGCTGTTGGGCCGCCTAAAGCTGGGTATAGCAGTCATGGGTATCATCCGTTTCATTCTCAGTTTAAG TATGTAAGACCGGGGGCAGCTCCCATGCCTGGAGGTGCTGCATCTGCTCCTGGGACCTCCTCAGGTCAAGTTCGTCCACCCGCCAACCTTGGTCCTATGGCTGGTCGTGGCAGAGGAGATTGGCGTCCGATGGGAATGAGGAATCCTTCTGTTGCACAGAAAGGCTACCACCAGGCTTGGGGTAGTAATACAGCTGGGAGGGGACTTGACTTCACTCTTCCTTCTcacaa GACGATATTTGAGGTTGACATAGAGACTTTTGAGGATAAACCCTGGAGATATCAAGGAGTTGATATCACAGACTACTTCAACTTTGGACTGAATGAGGAGACCTGGATAGACTATTGCAAACAGCTG GATCAACGCCGTATCGAGACTACGATGCAAAGCAGAATACGTGTTTATGAAAGTGGTCGAACAGATCAG GGTTATGATCCAGATCTGCCGCCAGAGTTAGCTGCAGCAACAGGGGCGCAGGGTGTTCCTGTTGATTCTTCAAATTTAGTGAAGGTAGAAACTGCTCAAGTTGATTCAGCTAAAGTACCAGCTCATGTTCGACCTGCACTG CCCCCTGGAAGACCGATACCTGTGGAGACTGGTTCTGGTGAGCGTCAGCCATCCGTTGATACACGTGCTCCTCGTATGCGTGATCTAGATGCTATCATTGAG ATTGTATGTCAGGATTCACACGAGGATGCGCCTTCGGGTGAAAATGACACAGAACCAGCTGTTAGTAGCCTTCCTATAGAAAATGTTCCAGTTGAGACTGGGTACGTTAACAGCAGAAGACCAGACGGGGAATCTGCTGAACGAAGTCCTACCCAGGATGAACCACGTAAAAGGCTTCTCAGAAAGCAAGACGATGAGATCTCTAGAAGCACTGGTAGTGGCCAGAGTTTTCGTTCGTCGTCTCCTGTTGGGGACAGAGGCACAATGTCATCAAGTGTTGATCGTGAAGATATGGAAGGTGTTGCCGGCAAAGATGCTGAGATGGAAGAGGAGCGTAAAACGAGTTCTGCAGTTCAAGAAGATGATGGAGGGGAATCAAAGACAGAGAGAAGTAGTGGAAACAGCAAAGCAAGATCTGAAAGTCACAGAGATCATCAGCAATTGAAGGATAGTGCAGAACAGGAAGTTATTCAAAATAAGCATTCTACTCGACCAGCTAGCAGTAAGAAACATCACGATAACAGTGCACCGTATCAGAGCAGAAAGAATCAAGACAGAGGGAAAGAAATGGAAAGAACTCGAGCGGCAAGCAAAGGTGGTAGGGAGTACTCAAATCCTCATACGGACGTTGATTACACAATTGCAAGGGGCGACGATTATGATAGAAGGAAAGGGCGAGATGTTGATGGGGGGTTCTGGCGCAGGAAAGAGGATGACCCATTCAGTAGAAGAGGTGGGGATGAAGGGTTTAGAAAAAGGGATCGTGAAGAGGATCTGGGCTCTAAGCAGAGGGGTAAAATGAGAGAGAGTGACATACGCAACAAAGATGATCATGTTCCATCGAGAAAGCATTTGGATGATGGTGGTTTAAGAAATAGTTATGAACTGGATGATCACATCGGCAAGAGGAGGAAGGATGAAGAATACTTGAGAAGAAACCGCTCTGAAAAGAATGAAATCTCACATGGCCAAAGAGAATCAACCAGCCGCCTGAAACGAGAACGGGGTGATAGGTTGGACCATCAAAAGAGAGATGTCCAACATAAAAGCAGAGATGATTTTGATGACCACAGTTCTCTCAGGCACAGAGATGATTTCTATATGCAGAGAGATGGAAATGAGAGGTTGAGAGAGCGCGAGGATATGGATAAATTGAAATTAACTCAGGAGGATGGCTTATCAGCACGAGGAAGAGAGAGGCAGGTACCTACTACAAGGGGTCATAGAGGCTCAGAAGACCGATCATCGATGATGAAGGATGATTATAAAGCTTCTGAGAAAGAGCATCTCACAAAAGATTCAACAAGGCATAGTAAACAGACGAAGAGAAGGGAATATCATGGTGAAGAAAGTTCTCATCATAGAGGACACGGAGACTTCTCTGCACGCACAGATGAGACTGTTAACAATGAGAAAATGCCAAGGCAGGAGAAGACAAGCGCTAAAAGTGACAACGTTATTAATTCAATGGACGGTCAGCAATTGCAAGACAGAAAACATAAAGATTCAAGACGAAAGATTAAAGAACAACGAGAGGGTGCAGATTCAGCGAGGAGCAAGCAAGGAGAAGAAAATGGCAGTTCCGAAGTTACG GGCTCAAAAGGTAAAAACGAAGCAAGAAATCACAGGAGTGAGATCCCACAGCAGACTAACGCCACCAAAAGACACAAGGAGGATGCTTCATCTGGTGATGAGCTGCAAGATTCAAAGAGAGGACGTACGAAAATGGAGCGTTGGGCAAGCCACAAAGAGAGAGATGATGTTGTCACTGTCAAGGCATCGTCCACTTCTTCAAAACTTCAAGATAAGGAAAAAGGCACTAACGGCCGAGTTCTCGAACCTGTCCATGACAAGAATCGGGATGTAACTGAAGAGAAAAGTAGCCATGACCTTGCAGAGACCAAAGATAGAAGCGAGAAGGGACCTCCAGGAGATCGGCACTTGGACACGGTTGAGAAACTCAAGAAACGTAGTGAACGGTTCAAACTTCCAATGCCCACGGAGAAAGATACCACGGGCGTAAAGAAAATGGAGTCTGAGACGCTGCCCTCTGCAAAAATTGAAGGCCCTGTGGATTCAGAGGTGAAAGCAGAGCGGCCAGCAAGGAAAAGACGGTGGACAAGTAGCTGA
- the LOC106369659 gene encoding glucan endo-1,3-beta-glucosidase 6-like produces MRWSFVAVIVLTVAAVVCPKASSIGANWGTQASHPLPPDIVVRMLRENGIQKVKLFDAEYDTLRALGRSGIEVMVGIPNEMLASLASSLKAAEKWVAKNVSTHIKTDNVNIRYVAVGNEPFLSTYNGSYLTTTFPALRNIQIALIRAGLQNQVKVTCPLNADVYESSNTFPSGGDFRANIRDLMITIVKFLSDNGGPFTVNIYPFISLYNDANFPVDYAFFDGNSQPVSDGGTFYYNMFDANYDTLVHALEKNGFGNMPIIVGEIGWPTDGDKNANVEFAKKFNQGFMAHISGGKGTPRRPGPIDAYLFSLIDEDAKSVQPGYFERHWGIFTFDGLPKYVLNLGTTNTGALIQAKGVRYLQRKWCVMKPNVRLDDPQVAPSVSYACSLGDCTSLGVGTSCGNLDGKENISYAFNSYYQINDQLDMACKFPNISEVTKTDPSTGTCRFPIMIEPYYGGAVQGQVFFFPLLVAVAIAMLSIF; encoded by the exons ATGAGGTGGAGTTTCGTGGCGGTGATAGTACTGACGGTGGCGGCGGTGGTTTGTCCCAAAGCAAGTTCGATTGGAGCGAACTGGGGAACGCAGGCTTCCCACCCTCTTCCACCAGATATAGTGGTGAGGATGCTGAGAGAGAATGGTATTCAGAAAGTAAAGCTCTTCGACGCTGAGTACGACACTCTCAGAGCTCTGGGCAGATCAGGAATCGAGGTTATGGTCGGTATCCCCAACGAGATGCTAGCCTCTCTCGCCTCAAGCCTCAAAGCCGCTGAGAAATGGGTTGCTAAAAATGTTTCTACTCATATCAAAACCGATAACGTCAACATCAG ATACGTGGCTGTTGGCAACGAGCCTTTCCTGTCCACTTACAACGGGAGCTATCTCACCACCACATTCCCCGCGCTGAGAAACATCCAAATCGCGTTAATAAGAGCCGGTCTTCAGAACCAAGTGAAAGTGACCTGTCCCCTAAACGCCGACGTCTACGAAAGCTCCAACACCTTCCCCTCCGGAGGCGACTTCAGAGCCAACATCCGCGACCTCATGATCACAATCGTCAAGTTCTTGAGCGACAACGGCGGCCCCTTCACCGTCAACATCTACCCTTTCATCAGTCTCTACAACGACGCCAACTTCCCAGTAGACTACGCCTTCTTCGACGGCAACTCGCAGCCGGTCAGCGACGGTGGAACATTCTACTACAACATGTTCGACGCAAACTACGACACTCTGGTCCACGCCCTCGAGAAGAACGGCTTCGGAAACATGCCGATCATAGTCGGCGAGATCGGTTGGCCTACGGATGGGGACAAGAACGCTAACGTGGAGTTCGCTAAGAAGTTCAACCAAGGCTTCATGGCCCACATCTCAGGTGGCAAAGGCACTCCTAGAAGGCCTGGCCCAATAGACGCCTACCTCTTCAGCCTCATAGACGAGGACGCCAAGAGCGTTCAGCCTGGTTACTTCGAGCGTCACTGGGGGATATTCACGTTCGACGGGTTGCCAAAATACGTGTTGAACTTGGGAACGACCAACACGGGAGCTTTGATACAGGCCAAAGGTGTGAGGTATCTGCAGAGGAAGTGGTGTGTGATGAAGCCTAACGTGAGGCTGGACGATCCTCAGGTGGCGCCTAGCGTGAGCTACGCGTGTAGCCTCGGGGATTGCACTAGCCTCGGGGTTGGGACGTCGTGTGGGAATCTGGATGGGAAGGAGAATATATCGTATGCGTTTAATAGTTATTATCAGATAAATGACCAGCTGGATATGGCGTGTAAGTTTCCGAATATATCGGAGGTGACTAAGACGGATCCTTCAACGGGGACGTGCAGGTTTCCGATTATGATAGAGCCTTATTACGGTGGGGCTGTACAAGGACAAGTGTTCTTCTTCCCACTGCTGGTGGCTGTAGCCATTGCCATGCTATCTATTTTTTGA
- the LOC106371578 gene encoding temperature-induced lipocalin-1 translates to MTSTEKKDMNAVKGLDLERYMGRWYEIASFPSRFQPKDGVDTRATYTLNPDGTVHVLNETWNGGKRGFIQGSAYKADPKSDEAKLKVKFFVPPFLPVIPVTGDYWVLYIDPEYQHAVIGQPSRSYLWILSRKAHMEEETYKQLVEKAVEEGYDVSKLHKTPQSDTPPESNTAPDDTKGVWWLKSTFGK, encoded by the exons ATGACGTCGACGGAGAAGAAAGATATGAACGCTGTGAAAGGTCTCGACTTGGAGAGATACATGGGCCGTTGGTACGAGATTGCTTCTTTCCCTTCCAGGTTCCAGCCCAAGGACGGTGTCGACACTCGCGCCACCTACACCCTTAACCCCGACGGCACGGTGCACGTCTTGAACGAGACGTGGAACGGAGGCAAGAGGGGTTTCATTCAAGGCTCAGCTTACAAAGCTGATCCTAAGAGCGACGAGGCCAAGCTTAAAGTCAAGTTCTTTGTTCCTCCTTTCCTTCCCGTTATTCCCGTCACGGGGGATTACTGGGTGTTGTATATTGATCCTGAGTACCAGCATGCTGTTATCGGACAGCCTTCAAGGAGTTATCTTTGG ATACTGAGCAGGAAGGCGCATATGGAGGAAGAGACGTATAAGCAGCTGGTGGAGAAGGCGGTGGAGGAAGGGTACGATGTCAGCAAGCTTCACAAGACTCCTCAGAGTGATACACCACCTGAGTCCAACACTGCTCCTGATGACACCAAGGGTGTTTGGTGGCTCAAGTCTACCTTCGGCAAGTAG
- the LOC106371577 gene encoding VAMP-like protein YKT61 gives MKITALLVLKAAPETSDPVILANASDVSHFGYFQRSSVKEFVVFVGRTVASRTPPSQRQSVQHEEYKVHAYNRNGLCAVGFMDDHYPVRSAFSLLNQVIDEYQKSFGEAWRSAKEDSSQPWPYLAEALTKFQDPAEADKLLKIQRELDETKIILHKTIDSVLARGEKLDSLVEKSSDLSMASQMFYKQAKKTNSCCTIL, from the exons ATGAAGATCACCGCCTTGCTTGTTCTCAAGGCCGCCCCCGAAACCTCGGATCCAGTCATCCTCGCAAACGCTTCGGACGTCTCTCACTTTGGCTATTTCCAGCGATCTAGCGTCAAGGAGTTCGTCGTTTTCGTCGGCCGCACCGTCGCTAGCCGAACCCCTCCTTCTCAGCGCCAGTCCGTCCAGCACGAAg AGTACAAGGTTCACGCTTACAATAGGAATGGACTTTGCGCGGTGGGATTCATGGACGATCATTATCCTGTTCGAAGTGCCTTTTCTCTTCTCAATCAG GTGATAGATGAGTACCAGAAGAGTTTTGGTGAGGCATGGAGGTCTGCTAAAGAAGACTCCTCTCAGCCTTGGCCTTACTTAGCCGAAGCTCTTACCAAATTTCag GACCCAGCAGAGGCTGATAAGCTGTTGAAAATCCAGAGGGAGTTGGATGAGACCAAGATTATCCTC CATAAGACCATTGATAGCGTTCTAGCCCGTGGTGAGAAGCTCGACAGCCTAGTGGAGAAGAGCTCAGATTTGAGCATGGCATCGCAG ATGTTCTACAAGCAAGCAAAGAAAACGAACTCATGCTGCACAATTCTGTGA